DNA from Candidatus Saccharibacteria bacterium:
TGTCACCATGACCTATTGTGAGCTCTTACCTCACTCTTTTCACCCTTACCCAAATAGGGCGGTATTGTTTCTGTGGCACTTTCCCTAGGATTACTCCCGGTCACCGTTAGTGACTGTCTTTGCTCTGAGCTGTTCGGACTTTCCTCTACTTTAGAAAAATAGCGATCATCCACCAACTACCAGTTCAATTATAACTCATCGGCTTCGATTTGCTCAAGCAACCGAAAATCTAGCCACTCTTCGCCATACCCTCCCAAATAATAATGCAATACTGAATACAAATAATATCTAGGTTGCTTGCCAAGATGTAATGGGTATAATACTAGCTCTTTTATTGCCGAAACTGAACTAATATTGGTTGAGATTAGCTTCTTATCAATTACAATATCTGTAGCCTTATTGGGCATTATTTCCTTAAGACACCTACTAAATCTTACAACATATTCATCTATTGATATTTCTTTACAATTTTCAATCATTATTGATATCTTGCTAGGTAATATACAAAAACCTAATACCTTGCAATTTGATCTTTCTAGTTGGTAATCTATAGAGTTAGATAAATATTCCTCAAATATCCCTGTAGATTCTCGGATTGCCTTAATCATTTGCCAGTAATGTTTTGGCAATTTAAACAACAATTTATTTTGGTCAATGTTACCATTATAGACCTCCAAAAGCCAAGAACTATTAACGGTACTACTTCCTGGAATCTGATCCTTATGGGTAAGATTTTGTTCGCCTAGTATTTGTATTGATTGACTATCTACTGTTTTAAAATGTCCCCTCACTTTTGCATGATATTTTGTATAAACTTTATATACATCTGCAATAGAGTACACCACAACACTCCTTTGTATTATTCAGTCAGATATATACTTGACTCAAAATAATACATTCTTTAATCAACCTAAAACAAACCATTATTCCCAAGCCAACACACTACATGTGACCGAACTGTTAATAAATAATATTATTACAATTAGCTAATTGCCCTGATTGTCCCAGTAAAATTAATTTTTTGCAAGCATGAGCATTTTTATTTATCACAAATCTACTATATTATACCATATTTTTTGACGCGGACAGTCCGCAGTTTCTATCATCTTACCAGATTAGAGATATCGCGGACTGTCCGCGATATTGGCTAAAAAAGATTTTTGTCAAGGGTTTATGGTCAATATTACTGATCTTGACTAATATCTATACTAATGATTTGAGAAGTGTGCCTATTACCTCGATAGCGAGTATTATAAAGAAGTACGAGAGGTCAATAAAATTTGATCTTGGTAAAATTTTTCTAACCCTAGCTAGTATTGGATCTGTCAATTCATAGACAAATTGAATTAATCGATTATCTAGAGTTGACCTATTATAGTCATTAGTTCTTGTCAGGATAGAATATATCAATCTAATAAAAAATACGCCTTGCAAGCCATAGACAATAACATCAATAAATAAGCTCCAGTTTATATTCATACCCTGAGATTAACACAAGCACTAATCTGTTGCAAGCTATTAAACTTGCAACAGATGACTTTTTGTATTATGGTATAGATATATGTCACCTGAACAATCTTATCCTTCAGCCCATATAGACCTCGAGAAATCCACTGCTCCTGTAGACTTACTACCAATAATAGAAAAGTATCAAAACGAAATAACAAAACTTACATCGAGCCTAGGTATCTCTACTGAAGCTGATGCCCTGAATCGCTTAAAGGAATTTGAGGCTATACTTAAGGGTCTTGTTATGGAAAATGCTATCCAAAAAAATAGCCTAGATCTTGACCAAGAGAGATGGAAAGAGATAGATTTAAGAACTACTGCACCAAATACAACCTCACCGAATAATAGACGAGCAGAATACCCTAGTCCTTGTACTAACAAAATAACTTTGCCTACTCTTGCTGAGCTAAAAACGCTTAATTGCTTAGACTCTTCTGACTTAGAACGAATTGTTGAACTAAATCAGCTATTTTCATTCATCAGATCAATGTCAGATGAAGCAAAACTCAAGTTAATGCAATTAGCCCCCACAGTCTATCTAATGTATAGTATAATACTGGATAATATCAATAGAGCTATATCGATAGATCCAACTACTAGCTTTGATGCGAAAACTCCTCTCACCCTCCCTCAGCTAGATGCTATGATGCGAAGCGAAGAAACATCAGAATCCAATTTTCATTGTGCTGCTATATTTATAGACTTTGAAAACCTCAAAGGTATTAATGATGCTATTGGCCACCGTCCTACTGATGAAATCTTATATAGAGGTATTTTTGTGAAGTTTCTCGAAGGCATAAGATCTACTGATGTTTGCATACGTTGGGGTGGGGATGAATTTGTAATATTTCTCACCTCTCAGGATAATCCAGACCTAGAGTTTAACTCGTTCCTCAATATGGTTGCTAGCAAAGTTGACTTATTATCACGTATCAAGATATCAGAAGCAACTCTATCCTCAGGCGAAGTAGTATCAGACTTAGATGCAGGCTTTACGATTGGGGTTGCTGCTATTGATGCTATCAAACTAGGTGATTTTTTAAAATGTCATCCTCGTCACCCTTCTGATACTTTGATAGGTGCAGCAGATAGAGCTATGTATCAGGCTAAAAGTTCAAATACAAGACAGCCTAAACCTAACACAACTGATAGTACTGACCCATTCCAACCTATGGTCATCCCAGGTAGTAAAATCCAATATGCAATTTATTCAGCTTAAACCAATCTAGCTACATCCGCTAGTCTGCCCACATTGCTCACAAACAGCACAAGTCCCAGTCTTGGTCATCGAGATACCACAATTCGAGCAAAGTGGTGATTCATCAATCGGTCCACGATAAACTGACTTTGAGGCTTGAGGCTTAGTTTCTTGTTGATCCTCGAAACTGTCAGATGTCACTACTGACTCTTGGCCTGTAGTCTCCACTGTATCAATGATCAGTTGAGCTTGACCTGGCGCAACCCCAGCCAGATCAGCCTCTTTTTCGGCATTGGTCTTAATTCCTAGGCTATGCCTCTTGTCAGCTGGCATAAAGTTGACTGCCAACTCTCTAGCAATCAAGTCCATCACTGAACTAACAAATGTAAAGTTATCTGAATTGGCAAACCCTTTTGGTTCAAATTCCATATTGACAAACTTTGATATGAAGGCATCCAGAGGAACCCCATGCTGAAGACCCATTGACATTGCGATTGCCAAAGCATCAACAAACCCTGAGAAGGTAGAGCCCTGTTTGCCTCCACCTATGAATATTTCACCTGGTGTACCATCTGGATACATCCCAACAGTTACATAGACCTTAAACCCATTAACTCTCAACGCAAAAGTTTTAGAATCTCGGATAGTCGGTAATTTAACTCGATTTGTAACAGGGGCATGCCTAACGACTTGCATAGAATCATCCTGGGCTACTTGTTGTCGATCCTCTGACTTCTCTTTCTTGGAGCTACTCATGGGCTGAGTTGCTTTAGAATTGTTGCGATAGATTGCCACGGCCTTAATCCCCAATCTCCAGGCATCAAAGTGTGCCTTCTCTACATCATCTATAGTTGCCACTTCGGGCATATTAACAGTCTTGGAAATAGCACCAGAAAGAAATGGCTGAACAGCAGCCATCATTGCTTCATGGGCATAGATCGAAAGATATCTGCCACCAATAGCCTCCTGGAATGCAGTATCAAATACCAAGTAATCAGCTTCCTTGACTCCAGGAGCACCGACAATCGAACTATTCTCCTCAACGTAAGCAATAATCTCAATGATCTGTTCAGGGGTATAGCCCAATCTTTGCAAAGCTCGCTCAACAGTCTGATTGACTATCACCATCTCATCTCCTGAGACTTTTTGTTTATTCTTCTTGAGCGCAAGATCAGGCTCCACGCCAGTAGTATCATTATCCATCATGAAGCCACTTGTGCCCACAGGAGCTAATACCGACATATGTGCATTACTATATCCATACTGCTTGCCCATATCGACTGCTTGATCCCAAGCGTGCTTGGCCTGGTCCCAAGCCTTTGCCAAATTCTGATCTTGAACGATTGGTAAACCTGCACCAACTATTTCATCATAGAAAATATCAATATGATTCTCTGAACCAAACTTAATACTACTGACTTGAGCTTCCCGGCTAGGTTCTTCACCGATTGCATAAGCATAATCTCTGTGCAGGCTAGCTACCTTTAGGTGAGCTACCTTGTTCTCTGGATCTTCAAACCCTGGTCTACCCATCTCCGGATCACCTGGATAGCTACCCCATACTTGAGCAATCAGACTAGATGTCTTATAGATCTGGG
Protein-coding regions in this window:
- a CDS encoding YggT family protein translates to MNINWSLFIDVIVYGLQGVFFIRLIYSILTRTNDYNRSTLDNRLIQFVYELTDPILARVRKILPRSNFIDLSYFFIILAIEVIGTLLKSLV
- a CDS encoding GGDEF domain-containing protein, whose product is MSPEQSYPSAHIDLEKSTAPVDLLPIIEKYQNEITKLTSSLGISTEADALNRLKEFEAILKGLVMENAIQKNSLDLDQERWKEIDLRTTAPNTTSPNNRRAEYPSPCTNKITLPTLAELKTLNCLDSSDLERIVELNQLFSFIRSMSDEAKLKLMQLAPTVYLMYSIILDNINRAISIDPTTSFDAKTPLTLPQLDAMMRSEETSESNFHCAAIFIDFENLKGINDAIGHRPTDEILYRGIFVKFLEGIRSTDVCIRWGGDEFVIFLTSQDNPDLEFNSFLNMVASKVDLLSRIKISEATLSSGEVVSDLDAGFTIGVAAIDAIKLGDFLKCHPRHPSDTLIGAADRAMYQAKSSNTRQPKPNTTDSTDPFQPMVIPGSKIQYAIYSA
- a CDS encoding vitamin B12-dependent ribonucleotide reductase; translated protein: MSATATNSEGLIYHRKFAPSLDPYAEIETEVRDVVLKNFMTGEVVFEQRGIEVPSSWSDNALSIFAQHYLRGRLDTPERETSVLESIDRVVDTIVAWGYKGRLTDYNGDKFELPDYAKVKPLFADQLSAENFAADLKYLIVTQQVNFNSPVWYNIGVEGTPQQSSACFILEVEDNMASILNWYREEGTVFKGGSGAGVNLSKIRSSYEGITKGGKASGPCSYMRAADASAGTMASGGRTRRAAKMVVLDVDHPDIYEQADGSEGFIRLKVKAEEVARTLASNGFRVSVADNRDGYHIQFQNANNSVRISNEFMETLLEDGVWKTKARKPGLVWKETPSYQATDLWAKIAKAAWECADPGLQFDTTVNFWHTTPSAGRINGSNPCSEYMHIDNSPCNLAATNLLKFLNHDGSWDHQGFSSAVEVVAIAQTIMAKYGDYPTENISRVAKGFLQIGQGYTNLGAMLMASGYGYDSMEGRAWAAVITAQMQAQIYKTSSLIAQVWGSYPGDPEMGRPGFEDPENKVAHLKVASLHRDYAYAIGEEPSREAQVSSIKFGSENHIDIFYDEIVGAGLPIVQDQNLAKAWDQAKHAWDQAVDMGKQYGYSNAHMSVLAPVGTSGFMMDNDTTGVEPDLALKKNKQKVSGDEMVIVNQTVERALQRLGYTPEQIIEIIAYVEENSSIVGAPGVKEADYLVFDTAFQEAIGGRYLSIYAHEAMMAAVQPFLSGAISKTVNMPEVATIDDVEKAHFDAWRLGIKAVAIYRNNSKATQPMSSSKKEKSEDRQQVAQDDSMQVVRHAPVTNRVKLPTIRDSKTFALRVNGFKVYVTVGMYPDGTPGEIFIGGGKQGSTFSGFVDALAIAMSMGLQHGVPLDAFISKFVNMEFEPKGFANSDNFTFVSSVMDLIARELAVNFMPADKRHSLGIKTNAEKEADLAGVAPGQAQLIIDTVETTGQESVVTSDSFEDQQETKPQASKSVYRGPIDESPLCSNCGISMTKTGTCAVCEQCGQTSGCS